A window of Columba livia isolate bColLiv1 breed racing homer unplaced genomic scaffold, bColLiv1.pat.W.v2 Scaffold_140, whole genome shotgun sequence contains these coding sequences:
- the LOC135577810 gene encoding olfactory receptor 14J1-like — protein sequence MNCVFQLVERELAETSGRRFSMGNSMFIFPREVPSNLSLPFPPCTGPHAHRQQMSNSSSITQFLLLPFTDTRELQLLHFWLFLGIYLAALLGNGLIITTIAWDQHLHTPMYFFLLNLALLDLGSISTTVPKSMANSFWDTRAISYSGCVAQLFSFSFLIVAEYCMLTVMAYDRYVAICKPLHYGTLLGSRACVHMAAAAWATGFLYSLLHTANTFSLPLCKGNALGHFFCEIPQILKLSCSHSYLRELGLIVFSACLVFMCFVFIILSYVQIFRAVLRIPSEQGRHKAFSTCLPHLAVVSLFLSTLMFAYLKPPSISSPSLDLVVSVLYSVVPPAVNPLIYSMRNQELKDALWKLISYNFLKH from the coding sequence AtgaactgtgtttttcagtTGGTAGAAAGAGAATTGGCTGAAACATCAGGGAGGAGGTTTTCCAtgggaaacagcatgtttattttccccagagaaGTCCCCTCTAATttgtcactgccttttcctccttgcacaggtcctcatgcccacaggcagcaaatgtccaacagcagctccatcacccagttcctcctcctgccgttcacagacacacgggagctgcagctcttgcacttctggctcttcctgggcatctacctggctgccctcctgggcaacggcctcatcatcaccaccatagcctgggaccagcacctccacacccccatgtacttcttcctgctcaacctcgccctcctcgacctgggctccatctccaccactgtgcccaaatccatggccaattccttctgggacaccagggccatctcatactcaGGATGTGTTGCACAGCTCTTTTCGTTTTCCTTCTTGATAGTAGCAGAGTATTGTATGCTCACAGTCATggcctatgaccgctacgttgccatctgcaaacccctgcactacgggaccctcctgggcagcagagcttgtgtccacatggcagcagctgcctgggccactgggtttctctattctctgctgcacacggccaatacattttcactgcccctgtgcaagggcaatgccctgggccacttcttctgtgaaatcccccagatcctcaagctctcctgctcacactcctacctcagggaacttgggcttattgtGTTTAGTGCCTGTttagttttcatgtgttttgttttcatcatcctgtcctatgtgcagatcttcagggccgtgctgaggatcccctctgagcagggacggcacaaagccttttccacctgcctccctcacctggccgtggtctccctgttcctcagcactctcatgtttgcctacctgaagcccccctccatctcctccccatccctggacctggtggtgtctgttctgtactcagtggtgcctccagcagtgaaccccctcatctacagcatgaggaaccaggagctcaaggatgccttgtggaaactcatatcttacaATTTCCTAAAGCATtaa